One genomic window of Garra rufa chromosome 24, GarRuf1.0, whole genome shotgun sequence includes the following:
- the acaa1 gene encoding 3-ketoacyl-CoA thiolase, peroxisomal, which translates to MHRVQVLSGQLSSNGRVGMRQCSASAADSNDIVVVHGLRTAIGRAKRGSFKDTTPDELLSTVMSAVLKDLRLRPSLLGDVCVGNVLQPGAGALMARVAHFFSGFPESVPVYTVNRQCSSGLQALFNIAGGIRGGSYDLGLACGVESMSLRSPNNPGDLSPRLMDNEKARDCIIPMGITSENVAERFGITREKQDRFALSSQQKAAMAQKKGLFDQEITPVTTKFVDENGTERTITVTKDDGIRPGTTFEGLAKLRPAFKENGSTTAGNASQVSDGAAAVLIGRRSTVEKLGLPVFGILRASAVVGVPPDIMGIGPAYAIPEALKQAGLTVDDIDVFEINEAFASQAVYCVEKLGIPMEKVNPNGGAIAFGHPLGCTGARQVVTLLNELKRRRKRGYGVVSMCIGTGMGAAAVFEYPGQ; encoded by the exons ATGCACAGAGTGCAGGTTTTGTCGGGACAACTGTCGTCAAATGGTCGTGTGGGAATGAGGCAGTGCAGCGCTTCAGCTGCTGATTCAAATGATATTGTTGTGGTTCATGGATTACGAACAGCCATCGGCCGAGCGAAGAGAGGATCCTTTAAG GACACTACCCCAGATGAGTTACTTAGTACTGTGATGAGTGCAGTCCTGAAGGATCTGAGACTGAGACCCTCTTTACTAGGGGATGTGTGTGTTG GTAATGTGCTTCAACCTGGTGCCGGTGCTCTGATGGCTCGAGTCGCACATTTTTTTAG TGGCTTTCCTGAGTCTGTACCCGTCTACACTGTAAACAGGCAGTGCTCTTCTGGACTACAAGCACTTTTTAATATTGCAG GTGGAATCAGGGGAGGTTCATATGACCTGGGACTTGCCTGTGG TGTGGAGAGCATGTCCCTTCGTTCACCTAATAACCCAGGAGACCTCAGCCCCCGACTGATGGACAATGAAAAAGCCAGAGACTGCATCATTCCCATGGG AATAACCTCAGAGAACGTTGCTGAGAGATTTGGCATCACTAGGGAAAAACAGGATCGCTTTGCTCTTAGTTCCCAACAAAA GGCAGCCATGGCACAGAAAAAGGGATTGTTTGATCAAGAGATCACACCAGTCACTACTAAATTTGTGGATGAAAATGGCACAGAGCGCACTATTACTGTCACAAAGGATGATGGGATCCGGCCTGGGACTACCTTTGAAGGCCTTGCCAAACTGCGACCAGCATTCAAAGAAAACGGCAGCACCACAGCTG GTAATGCCAGTCAGGTGAGTGATGGCGCAGCAGCGGTGCTAATCGGGCGGAGATCCACAGTGGAGAAACTGGGACTTCCTGTTTTTGGGATCCTAAGGGCGAGCGCTGTGGTGGGTGTTCCACCAGACATAATGGGCATCGGTCCGGCCTATGCCATCCCAGAGGCCCTCAAACAAGCTG GGCTGACTGTGGATGATATCGATGTGTTTGAGATCAACGAAGCATTCGCCAGTCAG GCTGTGTATTGTGTTGAAAAACTGGGCATTCCAATGGAGAAAGTGAATCCTAATGGAGGAGCCATCGCTTTTGGTCATCCACTGGGGTGCACTGGTGCTCGACAGGTCGTGACTTTGCTCAATGAGCTCAAACGCAGACGCAAGAG AGGGTATGGTGTGGTGTCCATGTGCATTGGGACTGGAATGGGAGCAGCTGCAGTTTTTGAGTATCCTGGCCAGTGA